The following are from one region of the Nicotiana tabacum cultivar K326 chromosome 3, ASM71507v2, whole genome shotgun sequence genome:
- the LOC107818225 gene encoding putative transcription factor bHLH086 — MSMAALAKEHIMNDTKMGLVDNYEYYEGEFGMNDHSSPELYHGINEEPPKSVFENPEKTSPNIAKNFAISSSSSLSSPSSSNSNGHSVISFKGGYGGNFMHSANGSLLSFEQSERFCPNPRMSSNKVECSVWEDNNLQYNNSSNNYNQNSLTSKGSSNTSPRVLINENSKNIQRANSYGNSNAIPFGWLNSEANATVEDLEREESRFNKRPCMEESMQTNKKQCTGGSKKAKSNTSVATKDPQSIAAKNRRERISERLKILQELVPNGSKVDLVTMLEKAISYVKFLQVQVKVLATDEFWPTQGGKAPDISQVKNAIDAILATQRDRNSSSK, encoded by the exons ATGTCTATGGCGGCGTTAGCCAAAGAACATATTATGAATGACACAAAAATGGGCTTAGTTGATAATTATGAATATTATGAAGGTGAATTTGGAATGAATGATCATTCCTCCCCAGAGCTATATCATGGGATAAAtgaagaacctccaaaatcagtTTTTGAAAATCCAGAGAAAACAAGTCCAAATATAGCCAAGAATTTTGCTATAAGCAGTTCTTCTTCACTATCCAGTCCCAGCAGTTCCAATTCCAATGGCCATTCTGTTATTAGCTTCAAAGGAGGGTATGGTGGTAATTTTATGCATTCAGCAAATGGTTCTTTGCTAAGCTTTGAGCAAAGTGAAAGATTTTGTCCAAATCCAAGAATGAGTAGTAATAAAGTGGAGTGCTCAGTTTGGGAAGATAATAATTTGCAGTAcaataatagtagtaataattaTAATCAGAATTCCCTTACTTCTAAGGGTAGCAGCAACACTAGTCCTCGAGTATTGATTAATGAGAATTCCAAGAATATTCAACGAGCCAATAGCTATGGGAATAGTAATGCGATACCATTTGGATGGCTAAATTCTGAGGCTAATGCAACTGTTGAGGACTTAGAGAGAGAGGAATCACGTTTCAATAAGCGCCCTTGCATG GAAGAGAGCATGCAAACTAATAAGAAGCAATGCACTGGGGGTTCAAAGAAGGCCAAATCAAATACTTCTGTTGCTACAAAGGATCCACAGAGCATTGCAGCCAAG AATCGTAGAGAACGGATCAGTGAACGCCTTAAGATATTGCAAGAACTTGTTCCCAATGGTTCCAAG GTTGATTTGGTCACCATGTTAGAGAAAGCAATTAGTTACGTCAAATTTCTTCAGGTGCAAGTGAAG gTGTTGGCAACAGATGAATTTTGGCCTACACAAGGTGGAAAAGCTCCAGACATTTCTCAAGTAAAAAATGCCATTGATGCTATCCTTGCGACTCAACGAGACAGAAACTCAAGCTCCAAATGA